A stretch of DNA from Streptomyces rubradiris:
CTGCCGGGGCGGACCACCTCGCTGGGGTGCGGATCGAAGGTAACGACGACGGCCGGCACGCCCAGTTCGCGGGCGCGGTCGACGGCGTGCTTGATGATCAGCTGGTGGCCGCGGTGGACGCCGTCGTAGGAACCGATGGTGACGACGCTGCGCCCCCAGTCCTGGGGGATGTCCTCCAAGCCACGCCAGCGCTGCACTGTGACCGCTCCTCGAACCCTTGTCCGTGTCTGTCCTGACCTCGTTGTGCAGGTCTAAGGGTGCCATGCCGGGTGCTCCGCGCCAGCATCGGCATGGGGGCTGTGACGGGGCGCACGTCCGCGGCGGCGCCCGGGCGGGGGCGCGTATGCCCCGTATCCGCCCAGGCCGATACGCGCACGCCCGCCCGCTCGTGCCTCACGCGGGTACACGAACGCCCACCAGATTCCGATCACGCGGGTACGCGCACGCCCGCCAGATTCCCGATCACGCGGGTACGCGCACGCCCCGGGTCCCCGGTCACGCCGGTACGCGCACGCCCGCCAGGTTCTCGATCATGCGGCGGGTGCCGGGGCCGGTCAGCGCGGCCCAGTCGTCCGGGGCGTCGGTCAGCCAGCGGGCCAGGCGGGCGGCGAAGCCGGGCACGTGCCGGACGAGGTCGGCCAGGCCCCGGTCGCAGCGGGCGGCGCCCTCGGGTGTACGGACGAGGAGCAGGCCGGTGCGGTGGACCAGGTCCCGGGTCTCCTCCTCCCCCGGCCCCGGACCGGCGTCGTCCCGGGCCACCGCCGCGTGCAGGACGGCGTCCAGGACGGCCGGGTCCCGCTCCCGGTCGAGCAGGAACTCCAGCAGCTCGCGGCGGAGCGGACGGGAGGCGGGCGTGCCGGGGCCGGCCAGGACGGTGGCGAGGGAGGCCCGGAGGGGTTCCGGGCCGCCGTCGAGCAGGGCGGTGACCAGCGGCAGCAGGACGGGACGCGCGGCGGTGCCGAGGCCGAGCCGGCGGTCGACGCGGCGGGCGAGGCGCCCGGCGGTCTCCGGGCGCAGCCGCACCGCCTCCTGGAGCAGCGCGGCGACCGGACGGGCGAGGGCCGGTGTGGTGATCGCCGTGAGGGTGCGCAGGTCGGCGTCCGCGGGGGCGCGGAGCCGGACGCGGAAGGCGTCCAGGACCGGTTCGGGGTGGGTGGTCAGGGCCGGGACGAGGGCGCTGGGCGGGATGCGCGGGTCGCCGTCGGCGAAGTGGCGCAGGACCGCGGGCAGATGGCGGTCGCGGGCGTCCGGGTCGTGGACCAGGACGGCGAGGGCGGCGCCGTGCAGGGTGTGGTCGGCGGGGCGGGCGAGCAGGGCGCGGGCGGCGCGCCCGAGCAGCGCGCGGTCCGCGGCCGTACGGACGTGGGGGGCGGCGCGCAGTGCGCAGGTGACGGCCGCGGCCCGGCGGGCGTGGCGCTCGTCGTGCGCCCAGCGGGCGGCGGCCCGGCAGACGGCCGACGGCTCGTCCTCGGCGAGGGCGCCGAGCAGTTCCTCCGCGCGTGGGTGGGGGCAGGCCGCCAGTACCTCGGTGAGGTCGTCCGGGGCGCGGTGCCGGTGGGTGTGCAGCAGCGCCTGCGCGGCCGTGGCCACGGTGGCGTGCGGGGTCGCGGACAGCGGGCGCTCGTCGGTGAACCAGCGGGTCAGCAGGGGCTGTACGGCCTCCGGCGCGGCGGCGAGCAGTGCGGCGACGGCGTCCAGACAGCGGGCGGCCGACGCGGACGGCGCCGGGTCGGCCGGCACGAGGCGGCGCAGCAGGTCCAGGCGCTCGGTGTCGGGCACGGGCAGCGCGGTCCAGAAGGCGGGGCCGAACTCGGCCGGTACCGGTCGCCGGTCCTGGCGCCAGGCGGCGACCCGGTCGGCGAGCAGCCGCAGCACCCCGGTGTACGGCGTCGCGTCCGGGACCTGGAGCAGGGTCCGGGCGAGCAGCCGGGCGGCCCACCAGCAGCCGGTGTCACGCTCCAGGGCGTCCACCAACTCCCTCAACCGGAGGCTCAGTTGCTGGCTTCCGTGCTGGCGGGCGAGGAACAGCAGGGACTGGACGACGGGGCCGATACGGTGGTGCGGCACCGGAACCGGGCGGGCGCCCTCGGGCCGCTCGCCGGGCGCGTGCACCAGGGCGCGCAGGGCCTCGTCGAGGTCCAGGTGCATGCCGTGCAGCCAGTCGGCAAGCTCCTCGTGGGCGAAGCGGTAGCCGGGGCCGGCCGGCACGAGGAGGCCCTCGGCGAGGACGGCGGAGGCCCAGCCGGTGCCCGCGCCTAGGCGGGCCGGGGCGGGTCCCCAGGGGAACACGGCCTCGAACGACTCCCGGTCCAGTTCGCCCTGCCCCGGGCCGAGGCTGCGCCGGGCCGCCTCGTGCACCTGCCCGGCCACCCGCGCGGCGAGCCGCCGTACGGCCGTACCGCGCGGCCCGCCGGCGGCGGCGAGCCGGACCGCGACGCGCAGGCACACCAGATCGAGGTAGGCGGCGAAGACGTCGTAGCGGTCCAGGGGCCCGGCGAGCGGGGCGGACGGGGCGGCGGCCCGGATCTCGGACAGCAGCCGGAGGGTGAGCGGGTGCCGGGCGTCCCGCTCGGCGAGGACACCGTCCGCGATGCCGTACCGGGCCCGGGCCAGGCGCGCCTCGTCGGCGGTGAAGTCGCCGATGGCGAGGCAGGGTGGCACGGGGGCGGTGGCCGCGGAAGCGGGACCACTCACGCACACACGACCACCCGCGGGCGCAGGACCGCTCCCAGACCCGGCACCACCCCCGGACCCAGAACCACTCACGAACGCGGCGCCACCCACGCCCGCGGCACCACTCCCGGACGCGAAACCACCCCCGGCAGCAGGACCACTCACAAAAGCGGGGCCCTCCCCGCCCGCCGGTGCGTGGAGCAGGTCCGCGGGGAACGCCCGCCCCGCGCGTTCCCAGTGTTCCTCCCGGCAGGCGACCAGCAGGCGGGCCCCGGTCCCGTGGAGCCAGTCGGCCGTGCCGCGGGTCCACTCCGGCAGGCGGTGGGCGAGGGCCGGGGGCATCTCCTCGGGGCCGTCGAGGAGGAGCAGCAGCGGGCGGCCGGCCCGGGCGGCGAGGCGGGCCAGGTGCTCCGGGGTGACGTCGCCCAGGTCCTCGGGGCTCACGGCGCGGGACGCGGCGACGATCCGGGCGGCGCGGGTCAGGGCGCGGCGCGCGGCGTCGGCCACCGAGCCGTCGGTGGCCGCCAGGTCGGCGCCGCGCAGCCACAGGGTGGGCGCGGGCCGCTCGCCCCGGGCGCGGCGGGCGGCGAGGGCCGCGAGTTGCGTCGTACGGCCGCTGCCCGGGGCGCCGACCAGGCCGAGCACGGGCCGGTCGCCGTCGGTGAAGGCGGCCAGCTCCCGGGCGATGCCGGGGCGCTCGATCGGGTCGGCGGCGCCCGGGGGGCCGTCCTGGCCGACGGAGGTCGTGGTCAGCTGGAGGATGCCGGCGAGGTTGAGGTCGGCGCCGTAGGCGGGCACGGTGGCCGCGTTGCGGGCGAGGAGTCCGGCGAGGGCGTCGGCGGCGGGCCGCAGCGGGACGGCGAAGCCGGCCTCGCGCCCGGCGGTGCGCAGGGCGGTGCCGAGGACGCCGACGACCGCGCCGGTGCGGGCGTCGCACACCGGTCCCCCGGCCGCGCCGCCGCCGGGTCTGAGCGCGTCCCGGCCGGCCGTGCCGATGGCCAGCTCCAGTACGTCGTCGAGAAGGTGAGGGCCGTCCCCGGCGGTGTACGTGGCCCGGGTGGCGGCCAGTACCCGTGCCTCCCGCCAGCAGCCGGCGGCGACCTGTACGTAGGTGCCCGCGTCGATCCGGTCCCGTACGGTCAGCGGCAGCGGGTCCGTGCCGAGGCCCTCGGTGCGGATAAGGGCGAGGCCCAGGCGGGGCAGCGGGGTGACCGCGTCGGCGGTGACCGTGCGGGTGCGCTCCCCAGGGGCGTGCAGCAGCAGCCGGGAGCGGCCGTCGACGGTCTCGTGACTGGTGAGCAGGGTGCCCTCGTGGTCGGCGAGGAAGCCGAGGCCGAGGGGGCGGCCGGCCAGGTCGCGGACGCGTACGAGGGCGGGGTCGGAGCCGGTGGGCCGGACGGCGTCGGGAAAGCAGCCCGCCCGGGCCGGTGCGCCGGGTTCCGGCTGCCCGTGTTTTTCCCGCTCCCGGCGCCCGCCCTCGGAGCGCGGGCCCCGTTCCGCCATGGCCGTACCCTCCCGCCCGTCCCTGTGCCCTGACCCGACGGTAGGCACGAGGAGCATGGCGGGACCGTTCTCCCGCGAACGCGCCCCCTTCCGCTCCCCCGGTTCGCTCCGAGCGCCCGGCCGGTCGGGTGAATAAGCGGGGGCTGCTGGAGAACCTTAGGGAGGGGGAAGAGGGGGGACCGTGGAGCGGCGGCAGGGCCCGGCTCATGGCCGGCCGCCGCTCCACGGCAGACGCCCCACGGCGCCCCCCACGGCGCCCCTCACGGCATGGCCGCCACGGCACACGACTGCTACGGCACACAGGTGTACGGCCACAGCTGCTACGGCACACACAGGTGCCACGGCTCGGCCGCTACGGCGTCCCGGCGGGCTCAGCCGAAGACGGCCAGGCTCTTGGCCTTGCCCCGGTGCTCTTCGACGAGCGCGAGGAAACGGCCCTCGGGGTCGAACACGGCCACCGCACCGGCGCCCGCGTACTCGTCGGGGATCTCCAGCCGGACGCCGTTGAGCAGCAGCCGGGCCCGCTTGGCGTCGACCTGCCAGCGCGGGAACGCGGCGGTGGCGGCCTCGGCGATCGGCATCACGCTCAGCTCCTGCTGGAGCTGGTCCAGCGTCTTGGCCGCGTCCAGCTTGTAGGGGCCGACCCGGGTGCGGCGCAGCGCGGTGAGGTGGCCGCCGACGCCGAGGCCGGCGCCCAGGTCGCGGGCGAGGGCGCGGATGTAGGTGCCGGAGGAGCAGACCACCGACACCACCAGGTCCAGCACCGGCGTGCCGTCCTCGGCGACCGCGTCCCGGACGTCGTAGACCGCGAAGGAGGAGATCGTCACCGGCCGGGCGGGGATATCGAACTCCTCGCCCTCGCGGGCCCGCTTGTACGACCGAACGCCGTTGATCTTGATGGCGCTGACCTTGGACGGCACCTGCATGATGTCGCCGGTGAGCTTCGCGATGCCGGCGTCGATGGCGTCCCGGGTCACCTTGGAGGCGTCGGTGGACGAGGTGATCTCGCCCTCGGCGTCGTCGGTGAGGGTGGTCTGGCCCAGGCGGATGGTGCCCAGGTACTCCTTCTCGGTGAGGGCGAGGTGCCCGAGGAGCTTGGTGGCGCGCTCGACCCCGAGGACCAGGACGCCGGTCGCCATCGGGTCGAGGGTGCCGGCGTGGCCGACGCGGCGGGTCCTGGCGATCCCGCGCATCTTGGCGACCACGTCGTGCGAAGTGAAGCCCGACGGCTTGTCGACGATGACGAGGCCGTCGGGCGTGGTGTGCTTCTGCGTCATTCGGTGGCGTCGCCGTCCGTGTCGGTCTCGTCGTCCGCCGGCTTGCGGTAGGGGTCGGCACCGGCGGCGTACGTCGCCCCGGTGGCCGCCTCGCGCACCTTCTGGTCGGACTGCCGGGCCTTGTCGAGGAGGTCCTCGATGGTCCGGGCGGTGTCCGGCAGGGCGTCCGCCACGAAGGTCAGGGTGGGGGTGAACTTCACCCCGGCCGCGCGGCCCACCTCGGAGCGCAGGATGCCCTTGGCGCTCTCCAGGCCCGCCGCGGCGGCCTTCCGCTCCTCGTCGTCGCCGTAGACCGTGTAGAAGACGGTCGCCTCCCGCAGGTCACCCGTGACCCGGGTGTCCGTGATGGTGACGTGCGAGCCGAGCCGCGGGTCCTTGATCCCGCGCTGTAGCTTCTGGGCCACCACCTCCCGGATGAGGTCCGCCAGCCTTTTCGCCCGCGCGTTGTCGGCCACTGGTCCGTCTCCCGTTCTTTCTTCTTGCTTGCGTTCTGTGGTCTGGTCGTCGTCAGTCGTCTTCGCCGTGGAAGCGGCGTCGGACCGACAGCAGCTCCACCTCGGGGCGGGCGGCGACCAGCCGTTCGCACCGGTCCAGTACGTCGGTGAGGTGCGCCGCGTCGCCGGAGACCAGGGCGAGGCCGATGACCGCCCGCCGATGGAGGTTCATGTGATCCACCTCGGCCGCGCTCACGGCGTACTTCCGCTGGAGCTCGGCGACGATCGGGCGGACGACGGAGCGCTTCTCCTTCAGCGAGTGGACGTCGCCGAGGAGGAGGTCGAAGGACAGAGTCCCCACGTACATGTTCGTGCCGGGTTTACCCGCCGGTACGGGATCGATGGCCTGGAGCCACGTTACCCCGTGCCCGCCGACGGCTCGACCGGGTTTTCCGGCGCCCGGAGCCGCCGTGTGCCGCCCGGAAAACGGCGCGCTGGCCGGCGGGACCGAGATCCCGCCGGCCAGCTTCGGATGCCGTGGGCCGTTACGCCCGCGGCTTCTCGCGCATCTCGTACGTCGCGATGACGTCGTCGACCTTGATGTCGTTGAAGTTTCCGAGGTTGATACCACCCTCGTAGCCTTCGCGGATCTCGGTGACGTCGTCCTTGAAGCGACGCAGGCCCTCGATGGTGAGGTTCTCCGCGACCACCTTGCCGTCGCGGATGAGGCGCGCCTTGGTGTTGCGCTTGACCTCGCCCGACCGGATGAGCACACCGGCGATGTTGCCCAGCTTGGACGACTTGAAGACCTCGCGGATCTCCGCCGTGCCCAGCTCGACCTCTTCGTACTCCGGCTTGAGCATGCCCTTGAGGGCCGCCTCGATCTCCTCGATCGCCTGATAGATGACCGAGTAGTACCGGACGTCCACGCCCTCGCGCTCCGCCATCTGCGCGGCACGGCCGGCCGCACGGACGTTGAAGCCGATGACGATGGCGTCCGAGCCCATCGCCAGGTCGATGTCGGACTCCGTGACCGCACCGACGCCGCGGTGCAGGACGCGGATGTCGACCTCTTCGCCGACGTCCAGCTGGAGCAGGGAGGACTCCAGGGCCTCGACGGATCCGGAAGCGTCACCCTTGATGATCAGGTTCAGCTGCTGGACCTCGCCGGCCTTGAGCACCTTGTCCAGGTCCTCCAGCGACACACGGCGCGTGCGCTTGGCGAAGGCCGCGTTGCGCTCGCGGGCGGCGCGCTTCTCGGCGATCTGACGGGCCGTACGGTCCTCGTCGACCACCAGGAAGTTGTCGCCCGCGCCCGGGACGTTGGTCAGGCCGAGGACCTGGACCGGCGTCGACGGGCCGGCCTCGGCGACGTTGTTGCCGTTGTCGTCAAGCATGGCACGCACCCGGCCGTAGGCGTCGCCCACGACCATCGTGTCGCCGACCCGCAGCGTGCCTCGCTGGACGAGGACCGTCGCCACGGCACCACGGCCGCGGTCGAGACGGGACTCGATCGAGATGCCCTGCGCGTCCTGGTTCGGGTTGGCCCGCAGGTCGAGCGAGGCGTCGGCCGTGAGGACCACGGCCTCCAGCAGCGAGTCGATGTGCAGACCCTGCTTGGCGGAGATGTCGACGAACATGGTGTCGCCGCCGTACTCCTCGGCCACGAGGCCGTACTCGGTCAGCTGACCGCGCACCTTGGTCGGGTCGGCACCCTCGACGTCGATCTTGTTGACCGCGACCACGATCGGCACGTCGGCCGCCTTGGCGTGGTTGAGCGCCTCGACCGTCTGCGGCATGACGCCGTCGTTGGCCGCGACGACCAGGATCGCGATGTCGGTCGACTTCGCACCACGGGCACGCATGGCGGTGAACGCCTCGTGACCCGGGGTGTCGATGAAGGTGATCTTGCGCTCTTCGCCGTTGACCTCGGTCGCGACCTGGTAGGCACCGATGTGCTGGGTGATGCCGCCGGCCTCGCCCGCGATGACGTTCGTCTTGCGGATCGCGTCGAGCAGCCGGGTCTTACCGTGGTCGACGTGACCCATGACGGTCACCACCGGCGGACGGACGACCAGGTCCTCCTCGGAGCCCTCGTCCTCGCCGAACTCGATGTCGAAGGACTCGAGCAGCTCGCGGTCCTCCTCCTCCGGGCTGACGATCTGAACCGAGTAGTTCATCTCGTCGGCGAGGAGCTGGAGGGTCTCGTCGGAGACGGACTGGGTCGCGGTGACCATCTCGCCGAGGTTCATCATGACCGCGACGAGGGACGCCGGGTTGGCGTTGATCTTCTCCGCGAAGTCGGTGAGCGACGCGCCGCGGGAGAGACGGATGGTCTCGCCGTTGCCGCGCGGCAGCATCACGCCGCCGACGCTCGGGGCCTGCATGGCCTCGTACTCCTGGCGCCGCTGCCGCTTCGACTTGCGGCCACGACGCGCCGGACCGCCGGGACGGCCGAAGGCGCCCTGCGTGCCACCACGGCCACCGGGACCGCCGGGACGGCCACCGAAGCCGGGACGGCCACCGCCGCCACCGCCGGGACCACCCGGACGGCCGGCGAAGCCACCGCCGCCGCCACCGGGACCGGCGGGACGGCCGGCGAAGCCACCGCCACCGGGACGGCCGGCGAAGCCGCCGCCACCGGGGCGACCGCCGCCGCCGGGACGACCGCCGGCACCGGGACCGCGACCGCCGCCACCGGGGCCGGGACGCGGGCCGGCAGCGGGACGCTGCGGCATCATGCCGGGGTTCGGACGCGGACCGGCCGGGCCGGGACGCGGGCCGCCCTGCGGGCGGGGCATGCCGGCCGGGGTCGGCCGGGGGCCGCCGGGAGCCTGCGGACGCGGACCGCCGCCCTGGGCGCCGGGCGCCTGCGGACGCGGGGCGCCGCCGGGACCGCCGGGGCCGGGACGCGGGCCGCCCTGCGGGCGCGGGGCCTGCGGACGGGCCATGCCGGCGTTGCCGCCGGACGTGAAGGGGTTGTTGCCCGGGCGCGGACCGGCCGGACGGGCACCCGGACGCGGGGCCTGGCCGCCGGGACGCTGACCGCCCTGGCCCGGACGGGGCGCCTGGCCCTGGCCGGGAGCGGGACGGTTGCCGCCGGGCTTCGGGGCGCCGGGACGGGCGCCGCCGGGACGCGGACCCTGCGCGGCCGGGGCCTGCGGGGTCTGCGCGGCCGGGGCGGCCGGCGGAGCGGTGAACTCCGGGGCGGCCGGGGCCGGGCGCGGCGCGGGCTTGGGGCCGGGCACCGGGCGCGGACCCGGGGCCGGCGCGGGGGCCGACGGGGCGGCCGGCTGCTGGGCAGCGGGCGCCGTCGGGGGCTTGGGAGCCGCAGCCGGCCGCGGGGCCGGGGCAGCGGGACGGGCCGCCTGCGCCGGAGAGGGCGCGGCGGGCTTGGGGGTGGCCTTGCGCGGGGCGGGCTTCGCGGACTTGCCGCTGCCACCGCCCTGGAAGGCGTCGGTCAGCTTACGTACAACCGGCGCTTCGATGGTCGAAGACGCCGAACGGACGAATTCACCGAGTTCCTGGAGCTTGGCCATGACGACCTTGCTCTCAACACCGAACTCCTTGGCGAGTTCGTATACCCGGACCTTAGCCACTTCGCTCCTTTGAGGTCCGGGTTGAAGCCGGACCGTCGCTAGTTCATGGGCGTACTCATCGCGTACTCATCGAGTGCTCATCGCAATCTCGACCTGCTTTCGACTCGCGAGGTACCAGACCGTACGGGGTTCCGTACGGCACGTCTTACTGCGTTGCCTGCTCGGCAACTGTTGTCCGCTCGACGTATCGACGCAACGCCTTTGTGTCGAGCGCTCCCGGGACGCGCAGTGCCCGCGGGAACGCCCGGCGGCGTACCGCCTGGTCGAGACAGACCAGGGCGGGGTGTACGTAGACACCCCGGCCGGGCAGCGTACCGCGAGGATCGGGGACGCACGCATCCTCCATCCTCACGATCCGCAGGAGATCGTTCTTGGCCGCCCGCTCCCGGCACCCCACACAGGTGCGTTCAGGGCATGCTCGGGCGTGCGTCCGGCCAGACACAGTTAAGTCTACCTCCCCGTACCGACCTCACCCCTTTGGGGCAAGAATCGAACGGCTGTTGTCGTGATCTCAGCGTCGGGCGGCCGGGATCTATTCCCCGGCCCCGGGTCCGCCGTGCGGCTCCGGGGCTGGTCCGGGCACCCTCGGTGCGTTTCGCGGCTACGCGTCGGCCTGCTCGGTGTCTGGCCGGATGTCGATCCTCCAGCCGGTGAGACGAGCGGCGAGGCGGGCGTTCTGGCCCTCCTTGCCGATCGCCAGCGACAGCTGGTAGTCCGGCACGGTCACCCGTGCGGAGCGGGCGGCCAGGTCCACGACCTCCACCTTGCTCACCCGGGCGGGTGACAGGGCGTTCGCGACCATCTCCGCCGGATCGTCCGACCAGTCGACGATGTCGATCTTCTCGCCGTTCAGTTCGCCCATCACGTTGCGCACCCGGCCGCCCATGGGGCCGATGCAGGCGCCCTTGGCGTTCAGACCCGAACGGGTGGACCGTACGGCGATCTTGGTGCGGTGACCGGCCTCACGGGCGATCGCGGCGATCTCCACCGAGCCGTCGGCGATCTCCGGCACCTCCAGGGCGAAGAGCTTCTTCACCAGGTTCGGGTGGGTGCGGGAGAGCGTCACGGACGGGCCGCGCACGCCCTTGGCCACGCGGACGACGTACGACCGCAGGCGCATGCCGTGCGGGTAGGTCTCGCCGGGCACCTGCTCCTGCACCGGCAGGATGGCCTCCAGCTTGCCGATGTCCACGAGCACGTTCTTCGGGTCGCGGCCCTGCTGGACCACGCCGGTGACGATGTCGCCCTCGCGGCCGGCGTACTCGCCGAGCGTCGCGTCGTCCTCGGCGTCGCGCAGCCGCTGCAGGATGACCTGCTTGGCGGTGGTGGCGGCGATACGGCCGAAACCGGACGGGGTGTCGTCGAACTCGCGGGGCTCCTGGCCCTCGGCGAGGTCCTCGGGGTCCTCCTTCGCCCACACGGTCACATGCCCGGTCTCCCGGTTGAGCTCCACGCGCGCGTGTCGGCGGCTTCCCTCGGTGCGGTGGTAGGCGATGAGGAGGGCCGACTCGATCGCCTCGACCAGCAGGTCGAAGGAGATCTCCTTCTCCCGGACCAAGCCCCGCAGGGCGCTCATGTCGATGTCCA
This window harbors:
- a CDS encoding serine protease, giving the protein MAERGPRSEGGRREREKHGQPEPGAPARAGCFPDAVRPTGSDPALVRVRDLAGRPLGLGFLADHEGTLLTSHETVDGRSRLLLHAPGERTRTVTADAVTPLPRLGLALIRTEGLGTDPLPLTVRDRIDAGTYVQVAAGCWREARVLAATRATYTAGDGPHLLDDVLELAIGTAGRDALRPGGGAAGGPVCDARTGAVVGVLGTALRTAGREAGFAVPLRPAADALAGLLARNAATVPAYGADLNLAGILQLTTTSVGQDGPPGAADPIERPGIARELAAFTDGDRPVLGLVGAPGSGRTTQLAALAARRARGERPAPTLWLRGADLAATDGSVADAARRALTRAARIVAASRAVSPEDLGDVTPEHLARLAARAGRPLLLLLDGPEEMPPALAHRLPEWTRGTADWLHGTGARLLVACREEHWERAGRAFPADLLHAPAGGEGPAFVSGPAAGGGFASGSGAAGVGGAAFVSGSGSGGGAGSGSGPAPAGGRVCVSGPASAATAPVPPCLAIGDFTADEARLARARYGIADGVLAERDARHPLTLRLLSEIRAAAPSAPLAGPLDRYDVFAAYLDLVCLRVAVRLAAAGGPRGTAVRRLAARVAGQVHEAARRSLGPGQGELDRESFEAVFPWGPAPARLGAGTGWASAVLAEGLLVPAGPGYRFAHEELADWLHGMHLDLDEALRALVHAPGERPEGARPVPVPHHRIGPVVQSLLFLARQHGSQQLSLRLRELVDALERDTGCWWAARLLARTLLQVPDATPYTGVLRLLADRVAAWRQDRRPVPAEFGPAFWTALPVPDTERLDLLRRLVPADPAPSASAARCLDAVAALLAAAPEAVQPLLTRWFTDERPLSATPHATVATAAQALLHTHRHRAPDDLTEVLAACPHPRAEELLGALAEDEPSAVCRAAARWAHDERHARRAAAVTCALRAAPHVRTAADRALLGRAARALLARPADHTLHGAALAVLVHDPDARDRHLPAVLRHFADGDPRIPPSALVPALTTHPEPVLDAFRVRLRAPADADLRTLTAITTPALARPVAALLQEAVRLRPETAGRLARRVDRRLGLGTAARPVLLPLVTALLDGGPEPLRASLATVLAGPGTPASRPLRRELLEFLLDRERDPAVLDAVLHAAVARDDAGPGPGEEETRDLVHRTGLLLVRTPEGAARCDRGLADLVRHVPGFAARLARWLTDAPDDWAALTGPGTRRMIENLAGVRVPA
- the truB gene encoding tRNA pseudouridine(55) synthase TruB, whose translation is MTQKHTTPDGLVIVDKPSGFTSHDVVAKMRGIARTRRVGHAGTLDPMATGVLVLGVERATKLLGHLALTEKEYLGTIRLGQTTLTDDAEGEITSSTDASKVTRDAIDAGIAKLTGDIMQVPSKVSAIKINGVRSYKRAREGEEFDIPARPVTISSFAVYDVRDAVAEDGTPVLDLVVSVVCSSGTYIRALARDLGAGLGVGGHLTALRRTRVGPYKLDAAKTLDQLQQELSVMPIAEAATAAFPRWQVDAKRARLLLNGVRLEIPDEYAGAGAVAVFDPEGRFLALVEEHRGKAKSLAVFG
- the rbfA gene encoding 30S ribosome-binding factor RbfA, whose protein sequence is MADNARAKRLADLIREVVAQKLQRGIKDPRLGSHVTITDTRVTGDLREATVFYTVYGDDEERKAAAAGLESAKGILRSEVGRAAGVKFTPTLTFVADALPDTARTIEDLLDKARQSDQKVREAATGATYAAGADPYRKPADDETDTDGDATE
- a CDS encoding DUF503 domain-containing protein yields the protein MYVGTLSFDLLLGDVHSLKEKRSVVRPIVAELQRKYAVSAAEVDHMNLHRRAVIGLALVSGDAAHLTDVLDRCERLVAARPEVELLSVRRRFHGEDD
- the infB gene encoding translation initiation factor IF-2 codes for the protein MAKVRVYELAKEFGVESKVVMAKLQELGEFVRSASSTIEAPVVRKLTDAFQGGGSGKSAKPAPRKATPKPAAPSPAQAARPAAPAPRPAAAPKPPTAPAAQQPAAPSAPAPAPGPRPVPGPKPAPRPAPAAPEFTAPPAAPAAQTPQAPAAQGPRPGGARPGAPKPGGNRPAPGQGQAPRPGQGGQRPGGQAPRPGARPAGPRPGNNPFTSGGNAGMARPQAPRPQGGPRPGPGGPGGAPRPQAPGAQGGGPRPQAPGGPRPTPAGMPRPQGGPRPGPAGPRPNPGMMPQRPAAGPRPGPGGGGRGPGAGGRPGGGGRPGGGGFAGRPGGGGFAGRPAGPGGGGGGFAGRPGGPGGGGGGRPGFGGRPGGPGGRGGTQGAFGRPGGPARRGRKSKRQRRQEYEAMQAPSVGGVMLPRGNGETIRLSRGASLTDFAEKINANPASLVAVMMNLGEMVTATQSVSDETLQLLADEMNYSVQIVSPEEEDRELLESFDIEFGEDEGSEEDLVVRPPVVTVMGHVDHGKTRLLDAIRKTNVIAGEAGGITQHIGAYQVATEVNGEERKITFIDTPGHEAFTAMRARGAKSTDIAILVVAANDGVMPQTVEALNHAKAADVPIVVAVNKIDVEGADPTKVRGQLTEYGLVAEEYGGDTMFVDISAKQGLHIDSLLEAVVLTADASLDLRANPNQDAQGISIESRLDRGRGAVATVLVQRGTLRVGDTMVVGDAYGRVRAMLDDNGNNVAEAGPSTPVQVLGLTNVPGAGDNFLVVDEDRTARQIAEKRAARERNAAFAKRTRRVSLEDLDKVLKAGEVQQLNLIIKGDASGSVEALESSLLQLDVGEEVDIRVLHRGVGAVTESDIDLAMGSDAIVIGFNVRAAGRAAQMAEREGVDVRYYSVIYQAIEEIEAALKGMLKPEYEEVELGTAEIREVFKSSKLGNIAGVLIRSGEVKRNTKARLIRDGKVVAENLTIEGLRRFKDDVTEIREGYEGGINLGNFNDIKVDDVIATYEMREKPRA
- a CDS encoding YlxR family protein yields the protein MSGRTHARACPERTCVGCRERAAKNDLLRIVRMEDACVPDPRGTLPGRGVYVHPALVCLDQAVRRRAFPRALRVPGALDTKALRRYVERTTVAEQATQ
- the nusA gene encoding transcription termination factor NusA encodes the protein MDIDMSALRGLVREKEISFDLLVEAIESALLIAYHRTEGSRRHARVELNRETGHVTVWAKEDPEDLAEGQEPREFDDTPSGFGRIAATTAKQVILQRLRDAEDDATLGEYAGREGDIVTGVVQQGRDPKNVLVDIGKLEAILPVQEQVPGETYPHGMRLRSYVVRVAKGVRGPSVTLSRTHPNLVKKLFALEVPEIADGSVEIAAIAREAGHRTKIAVRSTRSGLNAKGACIGPMGGRVRNVMGELNGEKIDIVDWSDDPAEMVANALSPARVSKVEVVDLAARSARVTVPDYQLSLAIGKEGQNARLAARLTGWRIDIRPDTEQADA